The Polyodon spathula isolate WHYD16114869_AA chromosome 13, ASM1765450v1, whole genome shotgun sequence genome includes a region encoding these proteins:
- the LOC121325968 gene encoding carboxypeptidase N catalytic chain-like has protein sequence MSQIRTRRMEKLGSLFLRCVVWFGLASALDFQHHGYEDMVRAMLNVQNECPFITRVYSIGRSVEGRHLYVLEFSDNPGIHELLEPEFKYVGNMHGNEVLGRELLIQFSQFLCEEYQAGNPRITHLIHDTRIHILPSMNPDGYEVAGKQGPDANGYLTGRTNSRDVDLNRNFPDLNAMMYYFEKNDGPNHHIPLPDNWEQQVESETLAVIRWMKNYNFVLSANLHGGAVVANYPFDKSREARVRGHRKTSYSATADDKIFKKLARTYSYAHGWMHQGWNCGDYFDEGITNGASWYSLSKGMQDFNYLHTNCFEITLELSCNKFPAAQELQREWLGNREALVSYLEQVHLGIKGMVYDENNNGIKNAVISISGINHDITTGVEGDYFRLLLPGTYTVTASAEGYQPSISTVTVGPAEAIQLHFYLKAASQETTSETQSAGNNKKDPLHKMAPR, from the exons ATGTCTCAGATCAGGACGAGGAGGATGGAGAAGTTAGGCAGCTTGTTTCTCAGGTGTGTGGTTTGGTTTGGACTGGCCTCCGCATTGGATTTCCAGCACCATGGCTATGAGGACATGGTGAGAGCCATGCTGAACGTGCAGAATGAGTGTCCCTTCATCACCAGGGTATACAGCATTGGGCGCAGCGTGGAAGGCAGACACCTCTATGTGCTGGAGTTCAGTGACAACCCAGGGATACATGAGCTCT TGGAGCCAGAGTTCAAGTATGTGGGGAACATGCATGGAAATGAGGTCCTTGGCAGGGAGCTGCTGATTCAGTTCTCCCAGTTCCTGTGTGAGGAATACCAGGCTGGAAATCCACGGATAACGCATCTGATCCACGACACTCGGATACACATTCTGCCCTCCATGAACCCTGATGGATACGAGGTGGCTGGTAAGCAG GGCCCTGACGCTAATGGCTACCTCACAGGCAGGACCAATTCCAGAGATGTGGATTTAAACAGGAATTTTCCAGATCTGAATGCAATGATGTATTACTTTGAGAAAAACGATGGACCGAATCATCACATTCCCTTACCAGATAACTGGGAACAGCAG GTAGAGTCTGAAACACTTGCAGTGATCAGATGGATGAAAAATTACAATTTTGTTCTCTCGGCTAATCTGCACGGTGGAGCAGTTGTGGCAAATTACCCTTTCGATAAGTCTCGGGAGGCAAGGGTCAGAGGGCACCGTAAAACAAGTTACTCTGCTACAGCAGATGACAAGATCTTTAAAAAG TTGGCAAGGACCTACTCATATGCCCATGGCTGGATGCACCAAGGCTGGAATTGCGGAGACTATTTTGACGAGGGGATCACAAATGGAGCCAGCTGGTACTCTCTCTCCAAAG GCATGCAGGATTTTAACTATCTCCACACCAACTGTTTCGAGATCACCCTGGAGCTGAGTTGTAACAAGTTCCCAGCAGCGCAGGAGCTGCAGCGAGAGTGGCTGGGGAATCGGGAGGCACTTGTGTCTTACCTGGAACAG GTTCACCTTGGCATTAAAGGAATGGTTTATGATGAAAATAACAACGGCATTAAAAATGCAGTGATTTCCATATCCGGGATCAACCACGACATCACCACAG GTGTCGAAGGGGATTATTTCCGGTTGTTGTTACCTGGAACTTACACAGTAACGGCATCTGCAGAGGGATACCAGCCCAGCATCAGCACAGTGACAGTGGGGCCTGCAGAAGCCATACAG ttacatttttatttgaaagctgCTTCCCAGGAAACCACCAGTGAAACACAGAGTGCTGGGAACAACAAGAAAGACCCTCTACATAAAATGGCGCCCAGATGA